ACTTGTGAAACTGAGCCTGTAggctgcttgtctgtctgctcTGACACAAGACTTGCAGAAGAAATATTGCAAGAAATTTGTTTGTCTAAATCAGGCACCTCAACATCTTGGAGTTGCTTCTCTGAGGGCATAACTATATTTCCTCCTGTTTGGCTAAAATGTAGTGGAGCAGTTGTGCTCAGTTTATTGGTTAAAGGGATATCCTCTGCTGTCATTACCACAGTTGTGATGGGAGTCTGTGTGGCAGGAGAATTATTATTCAGAGCAGTGTTATGTGAAGAATCTTCCTCTGCTGAAAGAATGGCAGAACTGTTTAGTATGCATTTCCCTTGATATGCTGATGAACTATCACTTTTCTCTTGCTGTGTAGAATCTTCAATTTGTTTCATGCTTGCATCTATTTCCATCACTTCATGGGCCAAAGCAGAACTCTCTTCTACTTGTTTCTCCTCTGTATGTGTAGAAATTGTGTTTTCATCTGAtgttctgctttctatttgacTGACAGCAAATGTCTTAAGTGATGAGGAAGCTGACACATGTGATATATAAGGCTGGGAAAAGTTGCTTGTTAATGTGCATGTACTTACTGTGTTACAGACTTGTGGAGTAGCTGCATTTGCTATAGGCTGGTTATTCTGGGAAGCAATTGAAGAGGACAGGCTGCTTTGAAAAGCCCCATCAGTGTCTAGCAGATCTTTGTTTGTTAAAAAACATTTCTCATTTCCACTGTAACAAGGAGAGCATTGCACTTCTGCAAAATTCACTGATGTGTCTGTATGCAAAATATCATGTTCTAACTGAATTTCTGAAGTAGCTGTTACATCTTTTTGATTAGATTCAGATGAAGGTAAGTTTTCTGCAGCTTTATAAGATCTCTCATTTTGTGTCAAAACAGCTGAAGGGCTTTCATGGAGTAGTTCTGTGTTTAAATCAAGCTCAGTCTGATTTAGAAGTGGATGTTCAATCTGAATTTCAGTTTGCTTTTCAACAGACTGGACTTCAAAAAGTTCCATTTCTTGCTTATCTGTAACAGCATCTCTTTCACGTTGATCTTCATCAGCTATGGCCTCCAAACAAATTTCAGTATTTTCACCATCAAACTGATTGCCATCAACCACAGATAAAATATGGTTCTCaatatcttgtttatctgtAACAGTATCTCTTTCATGCTGATCTTCATCAGCAATGGGCTCCAAAAAAACTTCAGTATTCCCACCATCAAGCTGATTGTCACCACCCACAGATAAAATATGGTTCTTATGATCTCTTTCAGTTAGACTACTAGCAAGTGAATCTACCCTTTGAGAAAAATCTTCATGCTGAGTTACATCTTGGCCAAGAGAGTGCACTTGACTGATATCAGCCTGGGCTTCTGCAGATACAACTTGGGAATGATCATCTCTAATTTCAACCTGAGAATGGGAGCTAACTGTCTGTATTCTGTTTGAAGCATCAGCTTGGTGACCATCTAATTTGAGAGCCTCTACTTCAGGTCTTGTCAGTTTCAGAAGCATATCACAGCACCCCAACAACAGCTCTACATTGGACCACAAAATATGAAACTTCTCATTCATCTCAACTGCATGTTCTTTCTGCTCAGCACATACCTGcaagagcaagaaaaattaGTTTATACATCTTGGCATTATATACTTCATCTACATACTTCAAGTATATTTGACAAAGATGGGAGAGTCAAAGGAAAGTTGAATATGCAGGAATGAAATCTATAGATAGAAGCTTCAGGAAAGATGAGATGCACATGCTTACTTCAATTGTTTGAGAagtataagaataagaacagttCCAACCTTTGTGACAGAAGCTTTCATATTTTGGGAAAGTATGGTTTCCTCTGCAAGCAaactcctcatcctcccccgtgccagtgtctttttttcctccaaggtTGTGACTCTGTTGCAGGAAGCATCCACTTGTCTCTGCAGCTCATTTATAATTTGATGTGCCTGCACCAAATCTATggcttctcttcttatcttcacaacttcctcatttatctttgctaatttttctgcattttctgcCAGTGCCCTGTTGATACAAAGGttcatcattatattattaatagAAGTGTAAATTGGAGGGAGAACAGAGCTGCAACAAAATTGGTACAAAGTTTGCCACATTTACAATATAAatattatatatgaaaaataatagtgatgaaagaaaaaaaaagtgaactttTTTAATTATAATGTTAATAGGGAAATTCAATCATACTGATAGAAATAATGTTTTAACAGGATGATGGAAGAACAAGACTATGAATACAaagtaaaagattaaaagagatCAAACTTGCCTGAtatgtaaaaatattaatagtaaaaGTGAATTAGATTACAGAGGAAGGATGTGTAAGAAATATCCATGACTGAGATTAAATTGTACTGGATTAAAGCATTGGATAGAGACAAGGCACACCAAGTGCTACACTCAAGCACTGCATATCCTACAGGATGATAGTAGAATATGCTACACATCTTACCTCTGAGCAATTTCAGCAAgaggtgattctctctctaAGTTGGCTTTTACTTTTTGTGTTAAATTTTGTGCCTCCTCTTTCCTGTGTAATACAGTTtggagttgttgttgtaattgcgTGTGTTGGTTTTTCTCCATTGCTAACTTCTTTTTTGGTCTTGCAGGGTCTGTTCCAGTGCCCTGACCTGCATCTCCTGCATCTTGCACTGACTCACCACCTTCACAAGCTTCATCCTAATAGCCGCTTCACCTGGCAAGCTTCCATTAATGTCACTCAGCATAGCCTAAAGTATCACATACATAAACAGGTGAGCATAGAATATAAAGCACAGGTAAGTGATATTTCAGTTAAGGAGTCATCCCTTTTACTTGGCACATAGCTGAGCCATATGTAGGTACAAGCACAATAATAGTTATCACAAGGCATGTATACTTACCAGTTTTGGAAGTCGCTTAGGAAGGGGCTTGCTGCTTCCTGGGGATTGTGGAACATCCTTCTCCTGAACCACTTTCTATTAACAgagaatcatttttttttttttttttatgagccagccaagggcaaaaaaaaaaaataaataaataaataaataaaataataaaaataaaaaaaaaaggcccacttgagtgctggctctctaaaaagtggtaaagcgtcagccaaaattgtgGAGCAAATgcttcgatacctccctcttaaaaaaaaacaagttgtaggaagtcgaaaatacagatgcagggagggagttccagagtttaccagtgaaagggataaaagattgagagtactggttaactcttgcattagagagttggacagaatagggatgagaggaagaagaaagccttgtgcagcgaggccacaggaggaggggaggcatgcagttagcaagatcagtagagcagttagcatgaaaatagcgataaaagatagaaagagatgcaacatttcggcggtgagaaagaggctgaagacagttagtcagaggggagttgatgagacgaaaagctttagattccaccctatctagtaaaactgtgtgactggaacccccccaaacatgcgaagagtactccatacaagggcggataaggcccttgtacagagttagcagttggaggggtgagaaaaactggtggagacacctcagaacacctaacttcatagaagctgttttagcaagagatgagatgtgaagtttccagttaagattgtgagcaaaggacagaccgaggatattcattgtggaggagggagacagttgagtgtcattgtggaagagggagacagttgagtgtcattgaagaagaggggatagttgtctggaaggttgtgtcgagttgatagatggaggaattgagtttttgaggcattgaaaactactagattttctctgccccaatcggaaatcttagaaagatcggaagtcaggcgttctgtggcgtccctgcgtgatctgttgacttcctgaagggttggtcgtctctgaaaggacgtggaaagatgtagggtggtatcatcagcataggagtggatagggcaagaagtttggttaagaaggtcattaatgaataatagaaagagagtgggtgacaggacagaaccctgaggaacaccactattaatatatttaggagaagaacagtggtcatctaccacagcagcaatagaacacccagaaaggaaacttgagataaagttgcagagagaaggatagaagccgtaggagggcagttttgaaatcaaagctttatgccagactctatcaaaagcttttgatatgtctaacgctacagcaaaagtttcaccaaaatctgtaaaagaggatgaccaagactcagtaaggaaagccagaagatcaccagtagagcaaccttgacggaagccatactggcgatcagacagaagattgtgaagtgacagatgtttgagaatcttcctattcaggatagattaaaaaactttagacaagcaagagattaaagctatagggcagtagtttgagggattggaacggtcaccctttttaggaacaggctgaatgtaggcaaacttccagcaggaaggaaaggtagaagtcgatagacaaagttgaaagagtttggccaggcaaggtgcaagttcagaagcacagtttttgagaacaataggaggtacccaatcaggaccataagccttccgagggtttaggccagcgagggcacaGAAAACATCgttacaaagaattttaattgtagacatgaaatagtcagagaacATACACATATTGTAAAACATTAAAGTTTCCCATTTATTCTAGCTGAAAATCTAAagtttctatcattattatgaaaacaaaataaataaaaaaataaaaaaataaataaaaaaataaagtgacaaGCTTAACCTACTCAATAGTTAACTGTTTTCAGTGGTATGAAAGGTCAGCCAAAAGGGAATGACCAATGTCCAAGCTATCTCCCAAGATCAGCTTCCCTCATAAGTACTTTAATTATCGCATTTAATAAGGGTACAGCACCCCGCCTCCCTCACATAAATACGTTGGATAACAAAGGATGGACTTACCAAGATCTGTTGCCACTCTTGCAATGCTCCTTCATATTTTAGTTCCAGTCTGTCCAGGGACTTTAAAAGTGTATCCTCGCTCTTGTCTCTGGGAAAACTCCCTTGCCTCTCTAAAGAATCCATTACAGTCCTCCTGGAATGTCCCTTACATGTATTAGTTTAATGTTATTTTGGGGATAATACTGAAATATTGTCAGCATTTCCATCAGAGGGTTAGTTTTTTAATTAATTCAATTCAGTATATTTCACTGCTTATCTCTTCATTATATCGATCATGAAAGAAAGAGGCTCAGAAATTAAAAGTTGGTGTGAAAATGCGAATAAGTTAATAGTTATTTCCATTACTGAAACAACTGATTAAACTGAACTCTGAACACCACACCGCTCATGCATACATTCACCATGGTAGCTTTAGTCATTTCTGCATTCCCTACAAATTCATTTCACTGCATGAAGAAATGTTATATTCCATTCATAATTTATTATCAAATTTTGTTTGTATTAATGCACTGCAACAGAACAGACAATTCTAATAGTAGGAGTCTTTCATGGGTGGGGATCCAATCATGAACATAGCCTGAAAAGTCATCCCACATTGTTCACGGTCACAGGTCAAAATTTCTCCTTGGTGCAATATGGGATCCGCAAGTGATGGTAATTTCTCGATAAAGGCTCAAAGGCATTTGACAACACGTTCAAAATATAAGATACCTACCAGATGGTTGAGGAACTTTCCTCGATTGTTGTAGCACTTGTGCCGTGGCCGTCGGCCGAGTGGCGTGGCGTTAACTCCGCAGAAAACTTGActcacattatttttattggttgCTGATGTCTGTCTTACCTCAATTTTTATAATTGCTTAGAaagtagtaaataaaaaaaaatgtattgtaaGGATCTTCCTACCTACTTACCCTCTGATCTCACAACTAGCTCTTCGAATTGTAGCCTACTATACTCTGTTCATGATTCCTACCTATTCCTACCTAAGGCTGGGCAAGAACCGTATTATTTGGAACCTACGGTTCCGATTCTGTGAGCAGTGAGAACCTTGGGAACCGGTTCCGGAACCGGTTCTACCTCGccgcctatatatatatatatatatatatatatatatatatatatatatatatatatatatatatatatatatatatatatatatatatatatatattataatacagtagtattagcagtaacaTTGAGTATGGTAATTCCCTAAtcatattgataataataataataataataataataataataataataataatataatagtaataataataataataataattataatagcaataatgataataataataataataataataataataataataataataataataatgacaataatgataatgataataacaatgattataataccaataatattaatgataatgataacaacaataataataataataataataataataataataataataataataataataataatgctactactactactaataataataacaataacaacaacaacaacaataataataataataataataataataataataataataataataataataataatcccagGCAGTCCAGGTTCCCCTTTCTCTCGCGGTCGCAGGCAGTTCCAACTATAGGGCTGGGCGGGATCCGAGTACTGGATCCGGATCCAACGGATCCGACAAGGCAGGAGGGATTCGATTACCAGCCTCTGGTACTCGAATCCACTGACGATTACTTGCTGGCTGAGGCGAATCCTGAAGAATCCGGTACTCAGATACATTACTTTCCTGGCAGAGGTGAATCCTGATGGATCTGGGGATCATTCACTATTGTTTTTCGCTTTTTGGGCTTCATGATTTAattattagtaaaaaaaaaaaaagcagaattgGCTAGAAATAATATCTATATAAATTAGTCAGCGAGAGACATTTAGATTATGAATTTAGTGTTGCCATTCATGCCTCAATTTCTCCGAAGGCTGATTGGCTGATACGCTGTGACGTCAGAACGTACCATATAAATAGTCCCgcgtatatataaataacaaaactgaaataaagaaaaagttaaaagttaaaatagcaaaaatggcctaatacctaTGCCAGGGtaatggccaaaaaaaaaaaagtttcagttGCAGTTGCAGCCTTGACACCACAGAGACAGGGGGGAACGCGACAGTCTTCATAGTCATATGGCCATAGACTTATGTAATTGTGCAAAGCGAAATAAATTCTAATAAATCTAACATCCTTCCTCTATTAAACGGCGTGTTAATTGTTTTCCAGAAATTATTAGTCTCGTCAGTAGCCTTCGTCTGAAGGCTACTGTGGGACTCCAGGACCACTGAGTCTAAACGATTACCGCGCGGGGagacgaatccaagcagcgAGACGAGTACCGCTCTGCTTGGATTCGTCCGAGGGCAGCCAGTCGGATCCCGCTCTCAGGCAAATCCAGCGCCGCGCCACCCCGTGCTCAAGTACTCGGATCCGGATTCCACGGATCCGCCAGACCAAGTAATCGGATTCGTGAGTACATAAAAAGTCGGATCCTGCCCAGCTCTAGTTCCAACTAACTGCAAATATACGTCGATGCGGTTCCGGCTCTGCCTCACGGTCCCAGCTCCAAGCATAGCGCTCAATCAAAAATGCATTAGCAGTCGCAGACCGATAGAGTAGTTGTTAAATGCTACTTCTTAGAATTTAGATATATATTTAGTCCAAAGTCCACGTGTCCCATTGCCTAGAGGCGGTCCCTTGACCACGCAGAAATTCAATTGCATCTCATTCTCATCAAGTACTACTGACTTGCTTTTGTGTTCAAATATTACGAAACTTATTATAGACGGTGAATGATGGTTTTCATTTACTGAATTCAAAATACTAATCGTTTGTTTCGCTTTACCCAGAATAGCCTGTAACAATCGTGAACTGAATATGTATTTGGATTCACGTATCTTGTACAGCTGCCTTTTCCATATGCTCGCTATTGTCAGGGCCAGCTATATAATAGACTAAACTCTGAAGAGGATTAACATTTTGCACTCTGGCATGTATTCAACCAACCGTTTAAAATCTAATTACTGGGACTGTCAAACTTATTTAAGATTTTTGAAAAAAATTGTCATGTATCAGACATTCTTATTCTTGTAAGCTACATGTGTTTACCAGCTTTTAAGTTTCTCAGATGAAAACAGGATACCACAAATGCATTAATTCACCAGTACAGTGCCATCCCACTTCTGGATGACGTTCATGTGGCAAAGTGAACATCATTGCTTAATGGAAGATACCATGTGAGTTGTACAACCAATATACTGTACTGATAATGTATATACCAAACATTTGCAGATATTTAATATTTATTAGACTTTACTATATTAgcaaataaatatgtatataatatacatgaataaataaataaataaataacaataaagccATGTAAATGCAGACTCATTTCCAAGGGGATTGATGAGGAAGTAACAAACCTGGATGAATTGTGCAAATAAGAGTGAGACACAGAGAAACACTGCCTGGCTGCCCACTCCTctatgggaaggaagaaaattacagCCGTCATGTTCCTTTTGTGTCAGAAAAGGTGACCGAAGGGGACGGAGCGAGGGGAATGGAGgttcctcctctctatccttAGTCCTACAATGAGACAAAGCCTGAAGCTTCTGTCTTAGTTATGCTCTTCCAAGAGGGATCTCAATCTAATATACAGATATAGGTAGCAAGTCACATCAGTAGCCATACTACACTGAATATATACTGTTTACATACATCCAGCTTCAACACTCATTTTCAGTGATTAATCATTTCAAGTTCTACAGAGAATAATAACTGAGACAATCATTACCTAAACTCATTCCTGTTGTTAAGCAGGTGATCTTTCTCATGACCTATTATACAATTGGTGAATTTGGTCACCCAGAGTGCATCCTAGGCTTGTGGCTGTTGAGATTCAAAATGTATGGCAGAATGGCCTTCTTTACCTTATGTTTTGAACTATGGCAAATGTGAATTCTTAAAAATTATTACTTGTTTTGTGATCTTCATGGACAGTATAACCAATGTCCACCAGGCAGTCCAATCACTTACTGTACACATCACTAATGCTAGGGTACTTGTACTTAACACCCGGAGATCATACTAGGAAGCTGTTGGAGCCAACTTCATTAATCATATGAATTATTATATCTGCTATACCTAAAGTATATCACAGTAATCAGTATTATTGGCTCCAAGAACAATATAATGATTTGTTTATAGTGACTTTTTGAGGTTCTGACTACTCTGTTTGTTGTACTCTATCCAAGATAGGAGATCATCAGGTGCTTCAGGCAGGACAATGTTCTCTCGGGTCACTGCCAACAACAGGTTCTCTGGTTGTGACCCTAACACTGCAAGCTTGACATAAGCTGTTGCTCGCACAAAGTTGTCGTGAAGAGTTATAAAGTCTTGACGGTAGTACATGTTCTTGTCATCCCAATACACAATCTGTTACAATCAAATCAGTCAGTGACATATCAATTGATTTAATTATCAAAGTAAATATTCTTAGATGATCAGGTGATATAAGTTTACATTACAAACCAAGGAATCTTTTCAAAAGGGAGTCTACATCATCTAAAAGCCAACAAGTCACTAGTTTAGCACAAAATCTCAGGAAAAAGTAGGTCATAAGTATCTCTCTATCATGTGTAAGTGAAATTATTCTTAAAACACCTATGGTTTGTACTTACTTGTGACTGAAGCCTGTAGGGTACAAAGAGGTACACAGGCTTGCGATATCTTATAGTGGTTGCAGCCACAAGCAGTGTGGCACTGCTGTTGGCGACCGACTTGAAGATGCCAGACCGGATGCAGTGGTCCAGCCTGCCAAAGTCCATTGCACGTACATAGCGTCCATTGTTGATATGATTCAACATGAAGTCAATGTCACGAGTTGTACAGATCCCTGGTGGTCAAACAAGCTGTCTTGGGTTTATATTTTCCTAGTTACACAACACATAAAGTCATTCACATAGGTATAGAAGTTACAAATATTGAGTAAAAACTGATACCCATGGTGTATCATGTAAAAATGGAGGTGTGTCCTCCATTCTTACATGTATTCTTTATCATAACTATTCCATAGCTTTA
This genomic interval from Portunus trituberculatus isolate SZX2019 chromosome 35, ASM1759143v1, whole genome shotgun sequence contains the following:
- the LOC123513282 gene encoding uncharacterized protein LOC123513282, which translates into the protein MEKNQHTQLQQQLQTVLHRKEEAQNLTQKVKANLERESPLAEIAQRALAENAEKLAKINEEVVKIRREAIDLVQAHQIINELQRQVDASCNRVTTLEEKKTLARGRMRSLLAEETILSQNMKASVTKVCAEQKEHAVEMNEKFHILWSNVELLLGCCDMLLKLTRPEVEALKLDGHQADASNRIQTVSSHSQVEIRDDHSQVVSAEAQADISQVHSLGQDVTQHEDFSQRVDSLASSLTERDHKNHILSVGGDNQLDGGNTEVFLEPIADEDQHERDTVTDKQDIENHILSVVDGNQFDGENTEICLEAIADEDQRERDAVTDKQEMELFEVQSVEKQTEIQIEHPLLNQTELDLNTELLHESPSAVLTQNERSYKAAENLPSSESNQKDVTATSEIQLEHDILHTDTSVNFAEVQCSPCYSGNEKCFLTNKDLLDTDGAFQSSLSSSIASQNNQPIANAATPQVCNTVSTCTLTSNFSQPYISHVSASSSLKTFAVSQIESRTSDENTISTHTEEKQVEESSALAHEVMEIDASMKQIEDSTQQEKSDSSSAYQGKCILNSSAILSAEEDSSHNTALNNNSPATQTPITTVVMTAEDIPLTNKLSTTAPLHFSQTGGNIVMPSEKQLQDVEVPDLDKQISCNISSASLVSEQTDKQPTGSVSQVKEHESLSNYSSQQDKS
- the LOC123513032 gene encoding protein THEM6-like — its product is MVEISTVAVGILLSLEFGYFLKVLVHGVSAKLFLSKIHPLKSSGIYGICTTRDIDFMLNHINNGRYVRAMDFGRLDHCIRSGIFKSVANSSATLLVAATTIRYRKPVYLFVPYRLQSQIVYWDDKNMYYRQDFITLHDNFVRATAYVKLAVLGSQPENLLLAVTRENIVLPEAPDDLLSWIEYNKQSSQNLKKSL